In Pseudoduganella albidiflava, a single window of DNA contains:
- a CDS encoding efflux RND transporter permease subunit codes for MSPSAPFIRRPVATSLLMLAIMLAGLVGFKFLPLSALPQVDFPTIQVQTLYPGASPEVMAQTVTAPLERQFGQMSGLQRMSSNSAAGVSIITLQFGLGQTLDVAEQEVQAAINAGSSLLPTDLPAPPVYAKVNPADAPVLTLAITSDTMPLTEVQNIVNTRLALKISQVSGVGLVSLSGGQRPAVRIQADTLALASYGLGLDTLRTAIGNANSNSAKGSFDGPTRAFTINANDQLLTASDYKSLIVAYKNGAPVRLTDVARVVDSAENIKLGAWANMKPAIILNVQRQPGANVIATVDAIKQRLPELQAGLPSALRVDVLSDRTTGIRGSVHHVQLELLLAVVLVVLVIFLFLHSVRATVIASLAVPISLIGTCGVMYLMGYSLNNLSLMALTIATGFVVDDAIVMIENIARYIEEGETPMAAALKGAKQIGFTIISLTVSLIAVLIPLLFMGDVVGRLFREFAVTLSITILISAVVSLTLVPMMSARWLTSHKDDDPNSFGARVQRFFDRVIHHYDRSLQWVLLRQGLTLLVALGTLVLTAVLYMLIPKGLFPTQDTGQLQARIETAQAVSYARMAELQQQAARAILEDPEVQSLSSIVGVDAANNTMLHTGRMLINLKEDRGEQGELMERLRQRVSNVAGVRIYLQPTQDLTIDAESGPTQFRVSIEGADTATVNEWANRLAVQMAKKAQLRNVVSDAGATGAAAYIDIDRDTASRLSITASAIDDALYSAFGQRIVSTIFTETNQYRVILEAAPGMLSTPQSLGDLQIRTGGGKPTPLSAVATITERPAPLQITHVAQYPATTLGFDTADGVSLGRAVEAIREAASEIGLPGSVTMTFLGAAGAYQASLTNQLWLILAAVVCVYIVLGVLYESYIHPLTILSTLPSAGVGALLALMVSGQDLGVIGIIGIILLIGIVKKNAIMMIDFAIEAEREDGKSPREAIHQAALLRFRPILMTTLAALFAAVPLMFGWGEGAELRRPLGLAIFGGLLLSQLLTLYTTPVIYLGFDRLAQRFGRKPELSAGDRNPGGAAS; via the coding sequence ATGAGCCCATCGGCACCCTTCATCCGCCGGCCGGTGGCGACCTCGCTGCTGATGCTGGCGATCATGCTGGCCGGCCTGGTGGGCTTCAAGTTCCTGCCGCTGTCGGCGCTGCCGCAGGTCGATTTCCCCACCATCCAGGTGCAGACGCTGTACCCGGGCGCCAGCCCGGAAGTGATGGCGCAGACCGTGACGGCGCCGCTGGAACGCCAGTTCGGCCAGATGTCCGGCCTGCAGCGCATGAGTTCCAACAGCGCGGCCGGCGTCTCGATCATCACCCTGCAGTTCGGCCTGGGCCAGACGCTCGACGTGGCCGAGCAGGAAGTGCAGGCCGCCATCAACGCCGGCAGCTCGCTGCTGCCCACCGACCTGCCGGCGCCGCCCGTGTACGCCAAGGTCAACCCGGCCGACGCGCCGGTGCTCACGCTGGCCATCACGTCGGACACGATGCCGCTGACGGAAGTGCAGAACATCGTCAACACGCGCCTGGCCCTGAAGATCAGCCAGGTCTCGGGCGTGGGCCTGGTCAGCCTGTCCGGCGGCCAGCGCCCCGCGGTGCGCATCCAGGCCGATACGCTGGCGCTGGCCAGCTACGGCCTCGGCCTCGACACGCTGCGCACCGCGATCGGCAATGCCAATTCGAACAGCGCCAAAGGGTCGTTCGACGGTCCCACGCGCGCGTTCACGATCAACGCCAATGACCAGCTGCTGACCGCCAGCGACTATAAAAGCCTGATCGTCGCCTACAAGAACGGCGCGCCGGTGCGGCTGACCGACGTGGCGCGGGTCGTCGATTCGGCCGAGAACATCAAGCTGGGTGCCTGGGCCAACATGAAACCGGCCATCATCCTGAACGTGCAGCGCCAGCCCGGCGCCAACGTGATCGCCACCGTGGATGCGATCAAGCAGCGCCTGCCCGAGCTGCAGGCCGGCCTGCCGAGCGCGCTGCGGGTGGACGTGCTGTCCGACCGCACCACCGGCATCCGCGGTTCCGTGCACCACGTGCAGCTGGAACTGCTGCTGGCCGTGGTGCTGGTGGTGCTGGTGATCTTCCTTTTCCTGCACAGCGTGCGCGCCACGGTGATCGCCAGCCTGGCGGTGCCCATCTCGCTGATCGGCACCTGCGGCGTGATGTACCTGATGGGCTACAGCCTGAACAACCTGTCGCTGATGGCGCTGACGATCGCCACCGGCTTCGTGGTGGACGACGCGATCGTGATGATCGAGAACATCGCCCGCTACATCGAGGAAGGCGAAACGCCGATGGCCGCCGCGTTGAAGGGGGCGAAGCAGATCGGCTTCACCATCATCTCGCTGACGGTATCGCTGATCGCCGTGCTGATTCCGCTGCTGTTCATGGGCGACGTGGTGGGCCGGCTGTTCCGCGAATTCGCCGTCACGCTGTCGATCACGATCCTGATCTCGGCCGTGGTGTCGCTGACGCTGGTGCCGATGATGTCGGCGCGCTGGCTGACCTCGCACAAGGACGACGACCCGAACAGCTTCGGCGCGCGCGTGCAGCGCTTCTTCGACCGGGTGATCCACCACTACGACCGCTCGCTGCAGTGGGTGCTGCTGCGCCAGGGCCTGACGCTGCTGGTCGCCCTCGGCACGCTGGTGCTGACGGCGGTGCTGTACATGCTGATCCCGAAGGGCCTGTTCCCCACCCAGGACACCGGCCAGCTGCAGGCGCGCATCGAAACGGCGCAGGCCGTGTCGTACGCCCGCATGGCCGAGCTGCAGCAGCAGGCCGCCAGGGCGATCCTGGAGGATCCGGAAGTGCAGTCGCTCAGCTCCATCGTCGGTGTCGATGCCGCCAACAACACGATGCTGCATACCGGCCGCATGCTGATCAACCTGAAGGAAGACCGGGGCGAGCAGGGCGAGCTGATGGAGCGGCTGCGCCAGCGCGTGTCCAACGTGGCCGGCGTGCGCATCTACCTGCAGCCGACGCAGGACCTGACCATCGACGCCGAGAGCGGCCCCACGCAGTTCCGCGTGTCGATCGAGGGTGCCGACACCGCCACCGTCAACGAATGGGCCAACAGGCTCGCCGTGCAGATGGCGAAAAAGGCGCAGCTGCGCAACGTGGTGTCCGATGCCGGCGCCACCGGGGCCGCCGCCTACATCGACATCGACCGCGATACCGCTTCGCGCCTGTCCATCACGGCATCGGCCATCGACGATGCGCTCTACAGCGCGTTCGGCCAGCGCATCGTGTCCACCATCTTCACCGAGACGAACCAGTACCGGGTGATCCTGGAAGCGGCGCCCGGCATGCTGTCGACACCGCAGTCGCTGGGCGACCTGCAGATCCGCACCGGCGGCGGCAAGCCCACGCCGCTGTCGGCCGTGGCGACCATCACCGAACGGCCGGCACCGCTGCAGATCACGCACGTGGCCCAGTACCCGGCCACCACGCTGGGCTTCGACACGGCCGATGGCGTATCGCTGGGCCGCGCGGTGGAGGCGATCCGCGAAGCGGCCAGCGAGATCGGCCTGCCCGGTTCCGTCACGATGACGTTCCTGGGCGCCGCCGGCGCCTACCAGGCCTCGCTGACCAACCAGCTGTGGCTGATCCTGGCCGCCGTGGTCTGCGTGTACATCGTGCTGGGCGTGCTGTACGAAAGCTATATCCACCCGCTGACCATCCTGTCGACGCTGCCGTCGGCCGGGGTGGGGGCCCTGCTGGCGCTGATGGTCTCCGGCCAGGACCTGGGCGTGATCGGCATCATCGGCATCATCCTGCTGATCGGCATCGTCAAGAAGAACGCCATCATGATGATCGACTTCGCCATCGAGGCCGAGCGCGAGGACGGGAAATCACCACGGGAAGCGATCCACCAGGCGGCGCTGCTGCGCTTCCGCCCGATCCTGATGACGACGCTGGCCGCGCTGTTCGCCGCCGTGCCGCTGATGTTCGGCTGGGGCGAGGGCGCCGAGCTGCGCCGGCCGCTGGGCCTGGCCATCTTCGGCGGGTTGCTGCTGAGCCAGTTGCTGACGCTGTACACCACGCCCGTGATCTATCTGGGCTTCGACCGGCTGGCGCAGCGTTTCGGCCGGAAGCCCGAGCTCTCCGCGGGTGACCGGAATCCTGGCGGAGCGGCATCGTGA
- a CDS encoding efflux transporter outer membrane subunit, which yields MMHRLSTLALAAALCGCAVGPKYEVPAAAAPATYKEAEGWTPAAPADALERGPWWMLFGDPVLNELAASLEVNNQNVALAAAQYAQARAVVAEQRAALFPTVALNGSGSRSGGGDTRPSNNYRVDIGGSWEPDLWGSLRAGVTGAQASAQASAADLAAARLSAQGELVANYIGLRQADVEKQILDTTVQGYERVLQITQNRVSAGVTAKSDLLQAQTQLFNARADQLTVIRQRAVYEHAIAVLLGKAPAEFSLAPASWSVVVPEVPLGVPSTLLQRRPDIAAAERDVAAANENIGIARSAYFPSLNLSASYGYGNSQVGGLFSASNSLWSLGLSAAQTLFDAGAIAARVEQTRAARDAAIARYRQTVLAAFADVEDQLAATRALAQQQELRRQASEAADQVEQQMENRYRAGQVNYTEVVSAQVTALSARRALIQVQADRQTTAVALIQSLGGGWDVGGLQQ from the coding sequence ATGATGCATCGCCTGTCCACCCTCGCTCTCGCCGCCGCGCTGTGCGGCTGCGCCGTCGGCCCGAAATACGAGGTGCCGGCGGCGGCCGCGCCGGCCACCTACAAGGAAGCCGAGGGCTGGACACCGGCGGCGCCCGCCGATGCGCTGGAGCGCGGCCCGTGGTGGATGCTGTTCGGCGATCCGGTCCTGAACGAGCTGGCCGCCTCGCTGGAGGTGAACAACCAGAACGTGGCGCTGGCGGCCGCGCAGTATGCCCAGGCGCGCGCCGTGGTGGCCGAGCAGCGCGCTGCCCTGTTCCCCACGGTGGCGCTGAACGGCTCGGGCAGCCGGTCGGGCGGTGGCGACACCCGGCCGTCGAACAACTACCGGGTCGATATCGGCGGCAGCTGGGAGCCGGACCTGTGGGGCAGCCTGCGGGCCGGCGTGACGGGCGCGCAGGCCAGTGCCCAGGCCAGCGCGGCGGACCTGGCCGCGGCGCGCTTGTCCGCCCAGGGCGAGCTGGTGGCCAACTATATCGGCCTGCGCCAGGCCGACGTGGAAAAGCAGATCCTCGACACCACGGTGCAAGGCTACGAACGCGTGCTGCAGATTACCCAGAACCGCGTGAGCGCCGGCGTCACCGCCAAGTCCGACCTGCTGCAGGCGCAGACGCAGCTGTTCAACGCGCGCGCCGACCAGCTGACCGTGATCCGCCAGCGCGCCGTGTACGAGCATGCCATCGCCGTCCTGCTGGGCAAGGCTCCGGCCGAGTTCTCGCTGGCGCCGGCCTCGTGGAGCGTGGTGGTGCCGGAGGTGCCGCTCGGCGTGCCGTCCACCTTGCTGCAGCGCCGGCCGGACATCGCCGCCGCCGAGCGGGACGTGGCCGCCGCCAACGAAAACATCGGCATCGCCCGCTCGGCCTACTTCCCGTCGCTGAACCTGTCGGCCTCTTACGGTTACGGCAACAGCCAGGTGGGCGGCCTGTTCAGCGCGTCGAACAGCCTGTGGTCGCTGGGCCTGTCGGCCGCGCAAACCCTGTTCGATGCCGGCGCCATCGCCGCCCGCGTCGAGCAGACCAGGGCCGCGCGCGACGCCGCCATCGCCCGCTACCGGCAGACCGTGCTGGCCGCCTTCGCCGACGTGGAAGACCAGCTGGCCGCCACCCGCGCGCTGGCCCAGCAGCAGGAACTGCGCCGGCAAGCCTCCGAAGCGGCCGACCAGGTCGAGCAGCAGATGGAAAACCGCTACCGGGCCGGGCAGGTGAACTACACGGAAGTGGTCAGCGCGCAGGTCACCGCGCTGTCCGCCCGGCGGGCGCTGATCCAGGTGCAGGCGGACCGGCAGACCACGGCTGTGGCGCTGATCCAGTCTCTAGGCGGCGGATGGGACGTTGGAGGGCTACAGCAGTAA
- a CDS encoding efflux RND transporter permease subunit, producing MNLSEPFVRRPIATVLLTIGLALAGIAAFFVLPVSPLPQVDFPAISVSANLPGASPDTMASSVATPLERRLGVIAGVNEMTSNSSSGSTRINLQFDLNRKIDSAAREVQAAINASRADLPATLKSNPTYRKMNPSDSPVIILALTSPTRRPGQIYEAVSNIVQQKLAQVKGVGDVEIGGGSLPAVRIELLPFALNQYGVSTEDVRAAIQATNANRPRGAIESEGRRLQIYAAPGMATGGRTAADYRDLVVAWRNNAAIRLRDVATVEDGPENKNTLGLFNGQPAVIVLITRQPGANIIETVDSVRALLPQLRAQLPQDITVSVASDSTTSIRSSLHEVEFTLVLSVVLVVLVVSAFLRSVRATIIPAIATVVSLLGTFGVMYMLGFSLNNLSLMALTVATGFVVDDAIVVLENTARHVESGMDRFKAALLGAREVGFTVLSISLSLVAVFIPLLFMGGQVGRLFREFAVTLSAAVMISLVISLTTTPMMCAWLLRAEKDRKPPGRISRAFEAGFDWMQRVYAHALDWALHSVWLVMLILGFVVALNVYLFAAAPKGFFPRQDTGQINGGIRADQSISFQAMQQKLRQLVDIIRKDPAVDTVVGFTGGSRAGGGFMFVNLKPADQRDVAGQAVIDRLRPQLAKVTGVQLFLNPVQDLRMGGRSSNSTYQYTLKSDNREDLKNWAVKLADAMKNAPEMTDVDTDQQDNGVETFVTIDKETTARFGMTMRDVTNSLYNAFGQRQVATIYDELNQYKVVMEVAPEYAQSPEALRDVYVPGKAAETVETGTGTDTSATSGGSNASANNAQGQRDSSTGAALSTARSAMVPLSGIASFAESATPTSVNHQDGELATTISFNLGEGFTLSQAQEAVKQAEADIAMPNNVRGSFEGQARQAEESNKQQPLLILAAIVVIYIVLGILYESLVHPVTVLSTLPSAGVGAVLALLLFRMEFSIIALIGVFLLIGIVKKNAILIIDFALEAERARGLSALDAVREACLLRFRPILMTTLAAALGALPLAIGFGEGSELRQPLGIAIIGGLIASQLLTLLTTPVVYIVLDKLRTRHPEERNLSRAGAGDAPLTT from the coding sequence GTGAACCTGTCCGAACCGTTCGTCCGGCGCCCGATCGCCACCGTCCTGCTGACGATCGGCCTGGCGCTGGCCGGCATTGCCGCGTTCTTCGTGCTGCCGGTGTCGCCGCTGCCGCAGGTCGATTTCCCGGCCATCTCCGTGTCGGCCAACCTGCCGGGCGCCAGCCCGGACACGATGGCCAGCAGCGTGGCCACGCCGCTCGAGCGCCGGCTGGGGGTGATCGCCGGCGTCAACGAAATGACGTCGAACTCGTCGTCCGGCTCGACGCGCATCAACCTGCAGTTCGACCTGAACCGCAAGATCGACTCCGCCGCCCGCGAGGTGCAGGCGGCGATCAATGCTTCGCGCGCCGACCTGCCAGCCACGCTGAAGAGCAACCCGACATACCGCAAGATGAATCCATCGGATTCGCCGGTGATCATCCTGGCGCTGACATCGCCGACGCGGCGGCCGGGCCAGATCTATGAAGCCGTGTCGAACATCGTGCAGCAGAAGCTGGCGCAGGTGAAGGGCGTGGGCGACGTGGAGATCGGCGGCGGCTCGCTGCCGGCGGTGCGCATCGAACTGCTGCCGTTCGCGCTGAACCAGTATGGCGTGTCCACCGAGGACGTGCGCGCCGCGATCCAGGCCACCAACGCCAACCGGCCGCGCGGCGCCATCGAAAGCGAAGGCCGGCGCCTGCAGATCTATGCCGCGCCCGGCATGGCGACCGGCGGGCGGACCGCGGCCGACTACCGCGACCTCGTGGTCGCCTGGCGCAACAACGCGGCGATCCGCCTGCGCGACGTGGCCACCGTGGAAGATGGCCCGGAGAACAAGAATACCCTGGGGCTGTTCAACGGCCAGCCGGCGGTGATCGTGCTGATCACCCGCCAGCCGGGCGCCAACATCATCGAGACCGTGGACAGCGTGCGCGCGCTGCTGCCGCAGCTGCGCGCCCAGCTGCCGCAGGACATCACAGTCTCCGTCGCGTCGGACAGCACGACTTCGATCCGTTCGTCGCTGCACGAAGTCGAGTTCACGCTGGTGCTGTCGGTGGTGCTGGTGGTGCTGGTGGTCAGCGCCTTCCTGCGCAGCGTGCGGGCCACCATCATTCCCGCCATCGCCACGGTGGTGTCGCTGCTGGGCACCTTCGGCGTGATGTACATGCTGGGTTTTTCGCTGAACAACCTGTCGCTGATGGCGCTGACGGTGGCCACCGGCTTCGTGGTCGACGATGCCATCGTGGTGCTGGAAAATACCGCGCGCCACGTCGAGAGCGGCATGGACCGTTTCAAGGCGGCGCTGCTGGGCGCGCGCGAGGTGGGCTTCACCGTGCTGTCGATCAGCCTGTCGCTGGTGGCCGTGTTCATCCCGCTGCTGTTCATGGGCGGGCAGGTGGGCCGGCTGTTCCGCGAGTTCGCGGTGACGCTGTCGGCCGCGGTGATGATTTCGCTGGTGATCTCGCTGACGACGACGCCGATGATGTGCGCCTGGCTGCTGCGCGCCGAGAAGGACCGCAAGCCGCCGGGCCGCATCTCGCGTGCGTTCGAAGCCGGTTTCGACTGGATGCAGCGGGTGTATGCGCATGCGCTGGACTGGGCGCTGCACAGCGTCTGGCTGGTGATGCTGATCCTGGGCTTCGTGGTGGCGCTCAACGTGTACCTGTTCGCGGCCGCGCCGAAGGGCTTCTTCCCGCGCCAGGATACCGGGCAGATCAACGGCGGCATCCGCGCCGACCAGAGCATCTCGTTCCAGGCCATGCAACAGAAACTGCGGCAGCTGGTGGACATCATCCGCAAGGATCCGGCTGTCGACACGGTGGTCGGCTTCACGGGCGGATCGCGCGCCGGCGGCGGTTTCATGTTCGTCAACCTGAAGCCGGCGGACCAGCGCGACGTGGCCGGCCAGGCCGTGATCGACCGGCTGCGCCCGCAGCTGGCGAAGGTGACCGGCGTGCAGCTGTTCCTGAATCCCGTGCAGGATTTGCGCATGGGCGGGCGTTCCAGCAATTCCACCTACCAGTACACGCTGAAGAGCGATAACCGCGAAGACCTGAAGAACTGGGCGGTCAAGCTGGCCGACGCGATGAAGAACGCGCCGGAAATGACGGACGTGGATACCGACCAGCAGGACAACGGCGTGGAAACCTTCGTCACCATCGACAAGGAAACCACGGCGCGCTTCGGCATGACGATGCGCGACGTGACCAACTCGCTGTACAACGCCTTCGGCCAGCGGCAGGTGGCGACCATCTACGATGAGCTGAACCAGTACAAGGTGGTGATGGAAGTGGCGCCGGAATATGCGCAGAGTCCCGAGGCACTGCGCGATGTGTATGTGCCGGGCAAGGCCGCGGAGACGGTGGAGACGGGCACTGGCACCGACACTTCCGCGACTTCCGGCGGCAGCAACGCATCGGCCAACAATGCGCAGGGCCAGCGCGACTCGTCGACCGGCGCGGCACTGTCGACCGCGCGCTCGGCGATGGTGCCGCTGTCCGGCATCGCCTCGTTCGCCGAAAGCGCCACGCCCACCTCGGTCAACCACCAGGATGGCGAGCTGGCGACGACGATCTCGTTCAACCTGGGCGAAGGATTCACGCTGAGCCAGGCGCAGGAAGCGGTGAAGCAGGCCGAGGCCGATATCGCCATGCCGAACAATGTGCGCGGCAGCTTCGAGGGCCAGGCCAGGCAGGCGGAGGAATCGAACAAGCAGCAACCCTTGCTGATCCTGGCCGCGATCGTCGTCATCTACATCGTGCTGGGCATCCTGTACGAAAGCCTGGTGCATCCGGTTACGGTGCTGTCCACGCTGCCATCGGCCGGGGTCGGCGCCGTGCTGGCGCTGCTGCTGTTCCGCATGGAATTCTCGATCATCGCGCTGATCGGCGTGTTCCTGTTGATCGGCATCGTCAAGAAGAACGCCATCCTGATCATCGACTTCGCGCTGGAGGCGGAGCGGGCGCGCGGGCTGAGCGCCCTCGACGCGGTGCGCGAGGCTTGCCTGCTGCGCTTCCGCCCGATCCTGATGACCACCCTGGCCGCCGCGCTGGGCGCCTTGCCGCTGGCGATCGGCTTCGGCGAAGGCTCCGAGCTGCGCCAGCCGCTGGGCATCGCCATCATCGGCGGCCTGATCGCCAGCCAGCTGCTGACGCTGCTGACGACGCCGGTCGTCTACATCGTGCTCGACAAGCTGCGCACCCGCCACCCCGAAGAACGCAACCTGAGCCGCGCCGGCGCCGGCGACGCGCCCCTGACCACATGA
- a CDS encoding S46 family peptidase, whose product MFKKLVLPAALLAAFGVAHGDEGQWQPHQLPQLKSELKRIGIQIPAERIADLTKHPMSAIVSLGGCSASFVSPDGLVVTNHHCAYGSIQRNSTAEKNYIVNGFLAKTRAEELPGGPNALVYVTEKVENVTDRVLKGLENTGGKARHEAIESRIKALTAECETDKSYRCSVPAFHRGLEYYRIRQMMIRDVRLVYAPADMVGNYGGDIDNYEWPRHTGDYSFLRAYVGKDGRPADPSPDNVPYKSKDFLVVSAEGLKAGDPILLAGYPGRTSRYKLPAEIRFARDTSYPAMVAEYQADLDTIAAATKQNKNDEVRYASVAKSINNRMKKTQGLLDGFARKDIAAIKDVQDAEFRAWYGRQANVSASMLPELDAAIAADMALEQQTFGWNVATNSDLFKSARTLYRLALERRKPDAQRESGYQDRDLAMIKARLARLEQSYVDSVDQARFTAGLQRYAKLPAPFHPQGLDALLPAVGDVPALYRKSKLGDTKTRLALLDADAATLERSDDPFMQLAVKMHASALALEERSKESEGNLEKVIPQYMSAVIAWKKSQGKPVYPDANSTLRVTYGTVDSYSPKDGITKGPFTTVEGIVEKHTGKDPFNAPQPLLDAVKAKRYGQFKDPVLGTVPVNFLSSADTTGGNSGSAIVNKRGELIGLNFDSTYESITKDWYFDTAITRAIHLDVRYMLWVMKEVDGADNLLKEMTIRYPKNNPRK is encoded by the coding sequence TTGTTCAAAAAACTAGTCCTGCCGGCCGCTCTGCTGGCCGCCTTCGGTGTCGCACACGGCGACGAAGGCCAGTGGCAACCCCACCAGCTGCCGCAACTGAAATCGGAACTGAAGCGCATCGGCATCCAGATCCCCGCCGAAAGGATCGCCGACCTGACGAAGCACCCGATGAGCGCCATCGTGTCGCTGGGCGGCTGCTCGGCATCGTTCGTGTCGCCGGATGGCCTGGTGGTCACCAACCACCATTGCGCCTATGGCTCGATCCAGCGCAATTCCACGGCGGAGAAGAACTACATCGTGAATGGCTTCCTGGCGAAGACGCGCGCCGAGGAACTGCCGGGTGGTCCGAATGCGCTCGTGTACGTGACCGAGAAGGTCGAGAACGTGACCGACCGCGTGCTGAAAGGGCTGGAAAACACGGGCGGCAAGGCGCGCCACGAAGCGATCGAGAGCCGCATCAAGGCGCTGACCGCCGAATGCGAGACCGACAAGTCCTACCGCTGCTCGGTACCGGCGTTCCACCGCGGCCTGGAGTACTACCGCATCCGCCAGATGATGATCCGCGACGTGCGCCTGGTCTACGCGCCGGCGGACATGGTCGGCAACTACGGCGGCGACATCGACAACTACGAGTGGCCGCGCCACACGGGCGACTATTCGTTCCTGCGCGCCTACGTGGGCAAGGACGGCCGCCCGGCCGATCCTTCGCCGGACAACGTGCCGTACAAGTCGAAGGACTTCCTGGTGGTGTCGGCCGAAGGCCTGAAGGCGGGCGACCCGATCCTGCTGGCCGGCTACCCTGGCCGCACCAGCCGCTACAAGCTGCCGGCCGAGATCCGCTTCGCGCGCGACACCTCGTATCCGGCCATGGTGGCCGAATACCAGGCCGACCTGGACACGATCGCGGCGGCCACGAAGCAGAACAAGAACGACGAAGTGCGCTACGCCTCGGTGGCGAAATCGATCAACAACCGGATGAAGAAGACGCAGGGGCTGCTCGATGGCTTCGCGCGCAAGGACATCGCCGCCATCAAGGACGTGCAGGATGCCGAATTCCGCGCCTGGTATGGAAGGCAGGCGAACGTGTCGGCGTCGATGCTGCCGGAGCTGGATGCGGCGATCGCCGCCGACATGGCGCTGGAACAGCAGACCTTCGGCTGGAACGTGGCCACCAACTCCGACCTGTTCAAGTCGGCCCGCACCCTGTACCGCCTGGCGCTGGAGCGCAGGAAGCCCGATGCGCAGCGCGAATCCGGCTACCAGGACCGCGACCTGGCGATGATCAAGGCCCGGCTGGCCCGCCTGGAGCAGTCGTACGTGGACAGTGTCGACCAGGCCCGCTTCACCGCCGGCCTGCAGCGCTACGCGAAACTGCCGGCCCCGTTCCACCCGCAAGGCCTGGATGCGCTGCTGCCCGCCGTGGGCGATGTGCCGGCGCTGTACCGGAAGAGCAAGCTGGGCGACACGAAGACCCGCCTGGCATTGCTCGATGCCGATGCCGCCACGCTGGAACGGTCGGATGACCCGTTCATGCAGCTGGCCGTGAAGATGCACGCGTCCGCGCTGGCGCTGGAAGAGCGCTCGAAGGAATCGGAAGGCAACCTGGAGAAGGTGATTCCGCAATACATGAGCGCCGTGATCGCGTGGAAGAAGTCGCAGGGCAAGCCGGTGTACCCGGATGCCAACTCGACCTTGCGCGTCACCTACGGTACCGTGGATTCGTACTCGCCGAAGGATGGCATTACGAAAGGCCCGTTCACCACGGTGGAAGGCATCGTCGAGAAACACACCGGCAAGGACCCGTTCAACGCGCCGCAGCCGCTGCTGGACGCGGTGAAGGCGAAGCGCTACGGCCAGTTCAAGGACCCGGTGCTGGGCACCGTGCCGGTGAACTTCCTGTCCAGCGCCGACACCACCGGCGGCAACTCCGGTTCGGCGATCGTCAACAAGCGCGGCGAACTGATCGGGCTGAACTTCGATTCCACGTATGAATCGATCACCAAGGACTGGTACTTCGACACCGCCATCACGCGCGCGATCCACCTCGACGTGCGCTACATGCTGTGGGTGATGAAGGAGGTCGACGGTGCCGACAACCTGCTGAAGGAAATGACGATCAGGTATCCGAAGAACAATCCGCGCAAGTAA
- a CDS encoding DUF1810 domain-containing protein produces MPFDLARFTTAQDRVYHDVVRELRAGRKTSHWMWFIFPQLKELGRSDTAQFYGIASLDEARAYLGHPVLGARLRECTLLVNAHAGTPADVILGHVDALKFRSSMTLFSSAAPGEACFATALAAFYDGKPDQATLGLLDT; encoded by the coding sequence ATGCCATTCGACCTCGCCCGCTTCACCACCGCCCAGGACCGCGTCTACCACGACGTGGTGCGCGAACTGCGTGCCGGCCGCAAGACAAGCCACTGGATGTGGTTCATCTTCCCGCAGCTGAAGGAACTGGGCCGCTCGGACACCGCGCAGTTCTACGGCATCGCCTCGCTGGACGAGGCGCGCGCCTATCTCGGTCATCCGGTACTGGGCGCCAGGCTGCGCGAATGCACCCTGCTCGTCAACGCCCATGCGGGCACGCCGGCCGATGTCATCCTGGGGCACGTCGATGCGCTGAAATTCCGTTCGTCGATGACGCTGTTTTCCAGCGCGGCTCCCGGCGAAGCCTGCTTCGCCACCGCGCTGGCGGCGTTCTACGACGGCAAGCCGGACCAGGCCACGCTGGGCCTGCTGGACACATGA